One segment of Chlorocebus sabaeus isolate Y175 chromosome 26, mChlSab1.0.hap1, whole genome shotgun sequence DNA contains the following:
- the LOC140710393 gene encoding taste receptor cell protein 1-like: MPTLAPARPPPGTQDPSCPHWPWLRMWLCPHRPGSVVVNASLVFGGRAPGPSPCDVLWALYRKVKTSGQMLGNLSLAENSLISDGADLITLAQETISIRFTAMRPFLPQLLVPGSVSFVLLERQILQQVTPVVSGFYKASPQERPLLLFSNAEQWVGVYIEYKFQTPVPTHLQGLANHMAQNITDPILQKSSIMANGEKAELVLYEVWLQILGQPYTKALEDKTSPEFCALQGQLTRWVKWRDKVGGSGKRPQEDGG; the protein is encoded by the exons ATGCCAACTCTTGCACCAGCCAGGCCCCCACCGGGCACACAGGACCCCTCATGCCCCCACTGGCCCTGGCTGAGGATGTGGCTCTGCCCCCACAGGCCTGGCTCTGTAGTGGTGAACGCCTCTCTTGTATTTGGGGGCCGTGCCCCAGGCCCCTCTCCCTGCGATGTCCTCTGGGCTTTGTATCGCAAAGTGAAGACCTCAGGGCAGATGCTGGGGAACCTGTCATTGGCTGAGAACAGCCTCATCTCTGATG GGGCCGACCTGATCACCCTGGCCCAGGAGACCATCAGCATCCGCTTCACAGCCATGAGGCCCTTCCTGCCGCAGCTCCTCGTACCGGGTTCTGTCTCCTTTGTCCTGCTGGAAAGGCAGATCCTTCAACAG GTCACACCGGTGGTGTCAGGATTCTATAAGGCGAGTCCCCAGGAGAGGCCCCTGCTCCTCTTCAG CAATGCTGAACAGTGGGTGGGCGTTTATATCGAATACAAGTTCCAGACCCCCGTCCCTACCCACCTCCAAGGCCTGGCTAATCACATGGCCCAAAACATAACAGATCCCATCCTCCAGAAATCCAGCATCATGGCCAATG GGGAGAAGGCGGAGCTGGTGCTGTATGAAGTTTGGCTGCAGATCCTGGGCCAGCCCTACACCAAGGCCTTGGAGGACAAAACCAGCCCTGAGTTCTGCGCACTTCAGGGGCAGCTGACAAGATGGGTGAAGTGGCGGGATAAAGTGGGGGGGTCGggaaagaggcctcaggaagatGGGGGATAA